The following are encoded together in the Phragmites australis chromosome 19, lpPhrAust1.1, whole genome shotgun sequence genome:
- the LOC133900394 gene encoding uncharacterized protein At4g06598-like, translating to MMVNAKLQKQAPLPPRSPFPTVAAAPSQYADHGLIARTQGASHHRHAHGHGHGHGHHQRTSSESFIEEQPSWLDDLLDEPETPVRQHGRAGHRRSSSDSFALLDGGAAGAGAYANGFEAMGVGGGQAAPWGGVQDYYAKPGPFGRPQGRPWEQSMPNLVGYRHGGCPSVPAKEKVGGHHGPPNALRDRDHGMDKRAPDEAGHDQKVGVKEGVPPKYAQSEADTKRAKQQYAQRSRVRKLQYIAELERKVQALQSEGIEVSAELEFLTQQNIMLDLENKALKQRLESIGQEQLIKRFQQEMFEREIGRLRSLYQQQPQPPAHVRSNSRDLDSQFANLSLKHKDPNSGRDTLSRPLRT from the exons ATGATGGTGAACGCGAAGCTCCAGAAGCaggcgccgctgccgccgcgcaGCCCGTTcccgacggtggcggcggcgccgtcaCAGTACGCGGACCACGGCCTGATCGCCCGGACGCAGGGCGCCTCGCACCACCGGCATGCTCATGGGCACGGGCACGGGCACGGGCATCACCAGCGCACGTCGTCGGAGAGCTTCATAGAGGAACAGCCGTCGTGGCTCGATGACCTTCTCGACGAGCCCGAGACGCCGGTGCGGCAGCACGGTCGGGCCGGGCACCGCAGGTCGTCGAGCGACTCCTTTGCTCTGCTCGATGGAGGTGCTGCCGGTGCCGGTGCTTACGCCAATGGCTTTGAGGCGATGGGTGTAGGAGGTGGGCAGGCTGCGCCATGGGGCGGTGTGCAGGACTACTACGCCAAGCCAGGCCCGTTTGGGAGGCCACAGGGCCGGCCATGGGAGCAAAGCATGCCGAATTTGGTGGGTTACAGGCATGGTGGTTGCCCATCAGTGCCGGCGAAAGAGAAGGTTGGTGGACATCATGGGCCACCGAACGCATTGAGGGATCGTGACCATGGCATGGACAAGAGAGCTCCTGACGAGGCAGGGCATGATCAAAAGGTTGGGGTGAAGGAGGGTGTGCCGCCGAAGTATGCACAGTCAGAGGCGGACACCAAGCGTGCTAAACA GCAATATGCTCAGAGGTCCCGTGTCCGGAAGCTCCAGTATATTGCAGAGCTTGAGAGAAAAGTCCAGGCATTGCAG TCAGAAGGGATAGAAGTGTCTGCTGAATTGGAGTTTCTTACCCAACAGAATATTATGCTTGACCTGGAAAATAAAGCCTTGAAGCAAAGGCTGGAGAGTATAGGACAGGAGCAACTAATTAAACGCT TTCAACAGGAGATGTTTGAGAGGGAAATTGGTCGTCTCAGATCACTGTATCAGCAGCAGCCACAGCCTCCTGCTCATGTTCGTAGTAACAGCAGAGACCTCGATTCCCAATTTGCTAACTTGTCTCTGAAACACAAAGATCCCAACTCGGGACGAGACACTCTTTCCAGGCCTCTTCGTACTTAG
- the LOC133899899 gene encoding DNA-directed RNA polymerases I and III subunit RPAC2-like, with amino-acid sequence MEHGSVTDSSASTFSIVDEDHTLANSVRFVLNQDPRVAFCGYSIPHPADNKVNIRVQTTGDPAKDVLKDALQDLMVMCQHVRGTFDNAVACHRANKPAEQMDVDQK; translated from the exons ATGGAGCACGGGTCGGTGACGGACTCGAGCGCGTCGACCTTCTCCATCGTGGACGAGGACCACACCCTCGCCAACTCCGTCAGATTCGTCCTCAACCAGGA CCCAAGGGTAGCATTTTGTGGATATAGCATCCCTCATCCTGCTGACAACAAAGTCAACATAAGAGTTCAGACGACAG GAGATCCAGCAAAGGATGTATTGAAAGATGCTTTACAGGATCTGATGGTTATGTGCCAGCATGTCAGAGGGACTTTTGACAACGCAGTGGCTTGTCATAGAGCAAACAAACCTGCAGAACAAATGGACGTTGATCAGAAATAG